A DNA window from bacterium contains the following coding sequences:
- a CDS encoding DinB family protein, producing MTTADLQAQLGFTHFCVITNLEGVSEAQALQEPKPSGNPVNYVLGHIVAYRSHIAKILDVAFPWKDAQIAIYDESWSKIDKTKLFTLEKLKSDEEHTHAILKAGIENFDIDWDDLWPQRKDGSMQSYGRRVQFFLQHEAYHAGQLGMLRRALGLPGKI from the coding sequence ATGACCACTGCTGACCTGCAAGCGCAATTAGGTTTCACGCATTTTTGCGTGATCACGAATCTCGAAGGCGTCAGCGAAGCGCAGGCGCTGCAAGAACCAAAGCCGTCGGGCAATCCCGTCAACTACGTGCTGGGGCACATTGTCGCCTATCGCTCGCACATCGCGAAGATTCTTGACGTCGCGTTCCCGTGGAAGGACGCGCAGATCGCGATCTACGATGAGTCGTGGAGCAAGATTGACAAGACGAAGCTGTTCACGCTTGAGAAGCTCAAGTCCGACGAAGAGCATACGCACGCGATTCTGAAAGCGGGCATCGAGAATTTCGATATTGACTGGGACGATCTGTGGCCGCAGCGCAAGGACGGGAGCATGCAGTCGTACGGCCGACGCGTGCAGTTCTTCTTGCAGCATGAGGCCTACCACGCCGGACAGTTGGGCATGCTGAGACGAGCGCTCGGGTTACCGGGCAAAATATAG
- a CDS encoding VOC family protein → MARPIHFELQSQDVARAQKFYGDLFGWKFQQFGGHEYWLAMTGVGPGIDGGLMPSNGLKNWVCTMDVENLDVHLDKVVAAGGTIVVPKMPIPGVGWLAYGTDPDGNIFGMMQSDSTAA, encoded by the coding sequence ATGGCGCGACCGATTCACTTTGAGCTGCAATCACAAGATGTAGCCAGGGCGCAGAAGTTCTATGGAGATCTATTCGGTTGGAAATTTCAGCAATTTGGGGGGCACGAGTACTGGCTGGCAATGACCGGCGTGGGGCCGGGGATTGACGGCGGATTGATGCCGTCGAACGGACTGAAGAACTGGGTGTGCACGATGGACGTTGAAAATCTTGACGTGCATCTTGACAAAGTTGTGGCCGCGGGCGGAACGATTGTTGTGCCCAAGATGCCGATTCCCGGCGTGGGCTGGCTGGCGTACGGCACCGATCCTGACGGCAATATATTCGGGATGATGCAAAGCGACAGCACTGCGGCCTAA
- a CDS encoding DNA alkylation repair protein produces MATSSIKLRGNDKSLAGYLKSLPKKQRDIAEALDALIVKTLPKAKVTIKWGYPWYAVDDADVAYLMGVAKRINLGFPRGAELESELLEGAGKGMRHIKVASVDEIKPRPFSALLKAAAKLPPSERSAPAKRAAKTTVAKATAKTPSKPSAANKAAQTWTLATLMAEMERLGTAQAVKIYKRHGMVEPLFGVSFANLYALQKQIKVDHALAEQLWETGNGDAQHLATLVADPAQFTSAQIDRWSKGLKCYSFCDLFGNLIGKTGFAQAKAESWIKSKDEWIGRTGWSLVGRLALNAECKLPDAYFEDKLKQLEKEIHRAPNFTRHAMNMTLISIGARNEKLRKLAIAAAGRIGKVHVEHGETSCKTPPAVPYIEKMWARKKK; encoded by the coding sequence ATGGCGACAAGCAGTATCAAGCTGCGCGGCAACGACAAATCGCTTGCGGGCTATCTCAAGTCGCTGCCGAAAAAGCAACGCGATATTGCCGAAGCACTGGACGCGCTCATCGTCAAAACGCTGCCGAAGGCGAAAGTGACGATCAAGTGGGGCTACCCGTGGTACGCGGTGGATGACGCAGACGTCGCATACCTGATGGGCGTCGCCAAACGGATCAACTTGGGGTTCCCGCGCGGCGCCGAACTTGAGAGCGAGTTGCTTGAAGGCGCGGGCAAAGGCATGCGGCATATCAAGGTCGCAAGTGTTGATGAAATTAAGCCGCGGCCCTTCAGCGCGTTGCTGAAAGCCGCGGCAAAATTGCCGCCAAGTGAACGCTCGGCGCCCGCAAAGAGGGCCGCGAAGACGACAGTCGCGAAAGCTACGGCGAAAACCCCGAGTAAACCGAGCGCCGCCAACAAAGCTGCGCAGACATGGACGCTCGCAACGCTGATGGCCGAAATGGAAAGGCTGGGGACCGCGCAGGCTGTGAAGATTTACAAGCGGCACGGCATGGTTGAACCACTCTTCGGTGTGAGCTTTGCCAATTTGTACGCACTGCAGAAGCAGATCAAAGTTGATCACGCGCTCGCGGAGCAGTTGTGGGAAACGGGCAATGGCGACGCGCAGCATCTGGCGACGCTGGTGGCGGATCCCGCGCAGTTCACGTCGGCACAGATTGATCGCTGGTCCAAAGGCTTGAAGTGCTACAGTTTTTGCGATCTGTTCGGCAATCTGATTGGCAAGACCGGCTTTGCACAGGCCAAAGCGGAGAGCTGGATCAAGTCGAAAGACGAATGGATTGGCCGTACAGGTTGGTCGCTGGTCGGCCGACTGGCGCTAAATGCGGAGTGCAAACTGCCCGATGCGTATTTTGAAGATAAGCTGAAGCAGCTAGAGAAAGAGATTCACCGAGCTCCGAATTTCACGCGGCATGCGATGAACATGACGCTCATCTCAATCGGCGCTCGCAACGAGAAATTGCGCAAGTTGGCGATCGCCGCGGCGGGCCGGATCGGCAAGGTGCACGTTGAACATGGTGAAACCAGCTGCAAGACGCCGCCCGCAGTTCCCTATATCGAGAAGATGTGGGCGCGCAAGAAAAAATAG
- a CDS encoding tyrosine-type recombinase/integrase — protein sequence MASLRQKKYKSGNYVWVIDYRLDGRPRRIRSADGSAMTAQRLYHEFCAKLLDVEPGQTPDKPIDVKAKNVVEAREHKAKLNEFSKLRIPDLEREYMAFSRANKTENTCEIIQQGFWKFREYADDIPLEDVNFQIAEGYKMWLLKRLNPTTTNMYHRAVKAGFEFAVKLEWLVKNPFRGVKPVRIPEPDYAVYLNEEEVAQLLSMIANDEFRRLIRFFLLTGCRRTEVALIDWRDIDLEMRTIILRASNTKTKRNRVLEIGDKLYDLLQEQGPKKSGRLFPKWTANSITVIFKKYVNLCDFGRKITVHSLRHTATVYFLKAGIDMFTVSRILGHTSVRTTETVYAHIPTGRKREAMDKLPF from the coding sequence ATGGCAAGCTTACGACAAAAGAAATACAAGTCGGGGAACTACGTCTGGGTCATCGATTACCGGCTTGACGGCAGGCCAAGACGTATTCGCTCGGCAGACGGATCGGCAATGACGGCCCAACGGCTCTACCATGAGTTCTGCGCAAAGCTGCTTGATGTTGAGCCCGGTCAAACCCCGGACAAACCGATTGATGTTAAGGCGAAGAACGTCGTCGAAGCCCGCGAGCACAAGGCGAAGCTGAATGAGTTTTCAAAACTTCGGATTCCTGACCTTGAGCGTGAGTACATGGCCTTCAGCCGCGCGAACAAGACTGAGAATACATGCGAGATCATTCAGCAGGGATTCTGGAAGTTTCGGGAGTATGCCGATGACATTCCGCTGGAAGATGTGAACTTTCAGATCGCGGAAGGATACAAGATGTGGTTGTTGAAGCGGTTGAACCCAACAACCACGAACATGTACCACCGTGCTGTGAAGGCCGGGTTCGAATTTGCCGTGAAGCTCGAATGGTTGGTGAAGAACCCCTTCCGGGGAGTAAAGCCGGTGCGAATACCGGAACCAGACTATGCGGTTTACTTGAACGAAGAGGAAGTAGCGCAGCTGTTGTCCATGATTGCCAACGACGAGTTCCGCAGGTTGATTCGCTTCTTTCTGCTGACCGGGTGTCGGAGAACGGAAGTTGCCCTGATCGATTGGCGTGACATTGACCTGGAGATGCGGACGATCATTCTTCGGGCAAGCAACACGAAGACCAAGCGCAATCGCGTTTTGGAGATCGGTGACAAGCTCTATGACCTTCTTCAGGAGCAGGGACCCAAGAAGTCCGGACGACTGTTCCCGAAGTGGACGGCCAACTCGATTACTGTGATCTTCAAGAAGTATGTCAACCTGTGTGACTTTGGCCGGAAAATCACCGTTCACTCGTTGCGCCACACAGCTACGGTGTACTTCCTTAAGGCCGGGATCGACATGTTCACGGTTTCAAGAATTCTGGGCCATACATCCGTCCGGACAACCGAAACAGTGTATGCCCACATACCCACCGGACGTAAGCGGGAAGCCATGGACAAGCTCCCATTTTGA
- a CDS encoding sigma 54-interacting transcriptional regulator, with the protein MATPLPIIAVMSAVNPILGSAAIVAEIIAKLRQNLNTEATIDFVDEIGSTSKQSGRLQFFYQGRVFSHELSRAIVSVAPLAWFNIPIQIEGESGSGKRTLAWSIHGSSGASGPFVSIDCSGCSAAELQSSYSEAANGTLYLENIDALDEKIQKVLVHLLDVNIYSSVDTKSRVRTITASEIDLASLVSTGKLSQDLHQRLRAGYVKLPPLRQQPEAVLPMFKWFYENVQGARRSDLFDKLFAMIFRKRAREPRYSEDLEQELVAHQWPGNYRELRGCAYGSFVDSRLRGLELSARVVKKVYQFGPC; encoded by the coding sequence ATGGCCACTCCGTTGCCAATCATCGCCGTAATGAGTGCAGTCAATCCAATATTGGGCAGCGCCGCCATTGTTGCTGAAATCATCGCCAAGCTGCGTCAGAACCTTAATACGGAGGCGACGATTGACTTCGTTGACGAGATTGGCTCAACGTCAAAGCAGTCGGGTCGGTTACAGTTCTTCTATCAGGGCAGAGTATTCTCTCATGAACTTTCTCGTGCAATAGTTTCAGTTGCTCCGCTCGCGTGGTTCAATATTCCCATTCAGATCGAGGGTGAATCTGGATCTGGAAAACGGACATTGGCTTGGTCAATTCATGGTAGTTCAGGTGCCTCCGGTCCATTTGTATCTATCGACTGCTCTGGCTGTTCAGCAGCAGAGCTTCAGAGTTCCTATTCTGAAGCAGCGAATGGAACACTCTATTTGGAGAATATAGACGCACTTGATGAAAAGATCCAGAAAGTACTAGTTCATTTGTTAGATGTAAACATCTATTCGAGTGTCGATACCAAATCAAGGGTGAGGACGATCACCGCATCAGAAATAGACCTTGCAAGCTTAGTTTCGACGGGGAAACTCTCGCAGGACTTACACCAAAGACTTCGAGCAGGGTATGTTAAGCTTCCACCGCTCCGGCAGCAGCCAGAAGCAGTCTTACCAATGTTCAAATGGTTCTATGAGAATGTTCAAGGAGCCCGAAGGTCAGATCTGTTTGACAAGTTATTCGCAATGATATTCAGAAAGAGGGCCAGAGAACCCCGCTATTCTGAGGACTTGGAGCAGGAGCTGGTGGCGCATCAATGGCCCGGCAACTACCGCGAACTTCGTGGTTGTGCTTACGGTTCCTTTGTGGATTCACGATTACGAGGCTTAGAGCTCTCAGCCAGAGTGGTCAAAAAAGTATATCAATTCGGACCGTGCTGA
- a CDS encoding ThiF family adenylyltransferase translates to MTDPRFLRQQDVVDAEKLANLQVTLIGLGSIGSVTGLYLAKMGVVNLTTFDADVVDIHNVSNQAYGMSDVGLLKADAFSILVESQTGLLPNTICTQYDGRQLSGVVISAVDSMKSRETIWKSIREQPNVQLYIDARMGLETMVVHTVRPPIKSDRVAYTSSLVPDDQALQEPCTARTICYTPLMAASVVCNLVKRFVNEEQLPHRVILDLATWTLITY, encoded by the coding sequence ATGACAGATCCAAGATTTCTACGACAGCAAGATGTTGTCGATGCCGAGAAGTTGGCGAACTTGCAGGTAACGCTAATCGGTCTGGGTTCCATTGGGAGCGTCACGGGTTTGTATCTTGCCAAGATGGGAGTGGTCAATTTGACCACTTTCGATGCCGATGTTGTGGATATTCACAATGTCAGCAATCAGGCCTATGGGATGTCTGATGTAGGACTGCTTAAGGCTGATGCTTTTTCAATACTCGTTGAGAGCCAAACGGGACTGCTGCCAAACACGATCTGCACTCAGTATGACGGTCGGCAGCTATCAGGTGTTGTCATCAGCGCGGTGGATTCGATGAAATCACGAGAGACAATTTGGAAGTCTATTCGCGAACAACCGAACGTGCAACTATACATCGATGCACGAATGGGCTTAGAGACTATGGTCGTGCATACTGTAAGACCGCCGATCAAATCTGATCGCGTTGCATACACGAGTTCGCTTGTACCCGATGATCAAGCTCTTCAAGAGCCTTGCACTGCGCGAACGATTTGTTACACGCCTTTGATGGCCGCGAGTGTTGTCTGCAACCTCGTGAAGCGGTTCGTAAACGAAGAACAACTACCACATCGTGTGATTCTTGATCTCGCGACGTGGACACTAATCACATACTAG
- a CDS encoding T9SS type A sorting domain-containing protein, producing MDKLTSIRQFTTFQSGLGKRAGILSLEATKMSTRILSVFNLLKRVGFAILFLGGSAIAQEVIWVRNGETANSHFGAAIYPLGDQNEDGCTDWMVWSVGGFFEETDRVEFFRGGETPSQVPYLLFHPRLFPVELYMLNVRTIGDFDGDGFEDWVIGYTSNEFDSVMFELYKGGVESDTIAEASLSVAFDFSTDRVGRIGDHNGDGYADIYFYHGDNSDVTHVYFGNSSWELSEDLTNQGEPIGSGNGNPQPDVFGDFNGDHFDDYVARTGGNTYFYFGSAEPDTIPDLIWEGNFAFPATLSADLNGDGAKDLAVSRDPRTIHVHLGGSEISSVPTFELDYQDCNNTAQSISTSGDYNSDGFEDLVVVNHNCDNGFGRLSLWLGGFWLNPDPVIEITGLSVPPFNDVPIWRAIGLGDVNGDSIDDLAVACEGEILDGRRGRVVILSGDTSLHVDANDGLPLARDFSMTIYPNPANGYVRLEFAGISPHYSSDLNIYNLLGQRVDHLFMPIGTSTLSYNVAGLTSGIYLVQAQNSTMIQTQKLVVLK from the coding sequence ATGGATAAGTTGACTTCCATCCGACAATTCACTACTTTCCAATCAGGTCTTGGGAAGCGGGCAGGAATACTAAGCCTGGAGGCCACGAAAATGTCAACGCGAATTCTATCTGTATTCAATCTTTTGAAGCGGGTAGGGTTCGCGATTTTGTTTTTGGGGGGGAGTGCGATCGCCCAAGAAGTGATTTGGGTGCGGAATGGGGAAACGGCAAATTCACACTTTGGCGCAGCAATCTATCCACTTGGGGATCAAAATGAAGATGGTTGTACGGACTGGATGGTGTGGTCTGTTGGAGGTTTTTTTGAGGAGACAGATAGAGTTGAATTCTTTCGCGGTGGGGAGACGCCATCGCAAGTGCCATATTTGCTGTTCCACCCTCGACTATTTCCAGTCGAATTATACATGCTAAATGTTCGTACTATCGGCGATTTTGACGGCGACGGCTTTGAAGACTGGGTAATTGGCTATACTTCCAATGAATTCGACAGCGTAATGTTCGAGCTTTACAAGGGTGGAGTAGAATCTGATACGATTGCAGAAGCATCTCTATCCGTTGCTTTTGACTTTTCTACGGATCGAGTCGGAAGAATTGGAGATCACAACGGTGACGGATACGCTGATATTTACTTCTATCACGGTGATAATTCCGACGTCACTCATGTGTACTTTGGAAACTCGAGCTGGGAATTAAGCGAAGATCTAACTAATCAGGGTGAACCAATAGGATCAGGAAATGGAAATCCTCAGCCAGATGTATTCGGCGATTTCAATGGGGACCATTTTGACGACTACGTGGCACGGACCGGCGGAAACACCTATTTCTATTTTGGTTCTGCCGAACCGGATACGATTCCAGACCTGATCTGGGAAGGCAATTTTGCCTTTCCAGCAACACTATCTGCCGATCTTAATGGCGACGGCGCGAAGGATTTGGCAGTCAGTCGTGATCCCAGAACCATTCATGTCCATTTAGGTGGATCAGAAATCTCATCAGTTCCGACATTTGAGCTTGACTATCAGGATTGCAACAATACCGCTCAAAGTATCAGTACATCTGGTGACTACAATAGTGATGGTTTTGAAGATTTGGTAGTTGTCAATCATAATTGTGATAACGGCTTTGGCCGATTATCGCTCTGGCTGGGCGGATTTTGGCTCAATCCTGATCCGGTCATTGAAATCACAGGTTTAAGCGTTCCTCCCTTCAATGATGTTCCGATTTGGCGTGCTATTGGCTTGGGTGACGTCAATGGAGACAGCATTGATGATCTTGCCGTCGCATGTGAAGGGGAAATTCTCGATGGAAGACGCGGACGAGTCGTAATTCTTTCCGGTGACACCTCTTTGCATGTTGATGCCAATGATGGTTTGCCGTTAGCCCGTGATTTCTCCATGACGATCTATCCAAACCCGGCGAATGGCTATGTCCGATTAGAATTCGCGGGAATTTCCCCACATTACTCAAGCGATTTGAATATTTACAATCTTTTGGGCCAAAGAGTAGATCATCTTTTCATGCCGATTGGTACTTCCACACTCAGCTATAATGTTGCGGGGCTTACCTCTGGAATTTACCTTGTACAAGCACAGAACAGCACTATGATACAAACCCAGAAACTCGTCGTCTTAAAGTAG
- a CDS encoding T9SS type A sorting domain-containing protein, with amino-acid sequence MISTTQSTMGCMPFTAVHLILNAVNVTGSQTALRGTGIRSLASDVWMKCCQVTGNEGNGIEAIAGSLIIADIDTSTARFGANRFADNALTELHLDGPLFVWASDGYNVLGDSEHPADPIWVAHDHLESSDWHNNYWGGDTSAAAIQSHLRPLPDNDTMNVSLFPDVTPALFTEPDFCYLPPRIPTIVPCVNEGVQDELALNLTEAVVSYKNALESSQDSCIKIPAVTRMVSASFQNGGNPAETIAYLRSILDTAASKQLRHASKLGAALTYSEGLGDADSAAMMYQELIDSASGDIYQKINGQAGLLLLDLCAEEADTVDGLTSDELTWHLDSLDQILGQRFVWSQYEITDSVVMYAPVRVDSVINIRGDGVLTILPHPGYRNPVVEFADKGAIKVWGTDTTKAKGKLYVYGQPDSRITLHWEDSTGTKNIYSERGFVKMRHSRLHGNGFVNQTQDAQGSTNGLRRATLQADSCSFSWFDEGVMVRATDSTSYMRACTLSYMGGSTQYSGFGAGLILINADGFLVEDCVLDGNDGVGIYHALATDVVIRNSQIINGAKVGVFGASSGGGDCRIECTTIASNGDTLPELRTYGVVYDLVGGHNTFSDSSGSLIYAADPSYVDLEEGENSFELLGSGRYLQSGDTNDVWDVTWNTWYPLTPEDSGFYSNLWPTTTSKWTIDSSLTNFVSCDMSGTSSMDGDSWLIVGDDPVAGTMSTESDDEASAFSLSAQSPNTKSSSSKNALDVSKGGTTKTNITKARQEAKAERIAAHHQELAAMRALKKLPAVDRRRLAMMLVKEGRVSEFEPVALGAIARGAVWHDPANTSSKFLLDYSSRGKDRSKRDFAKRLGYQALAQEGHPVEAIAGLEELMRNTGSPRDSILALMDAMAIYYEHHNGQALQPQNSQIAVDDPYDLVRRTLFLSELLESGGVSTKDANSAIPTSYALYQNYPNPFNPNTEIRFDLPEAIHAELRVFNILGQEVVTLVDDVRAAGAYRVLWDGKNAAGLTVASGVYIYQIKTPNFTDAKKMMLIR; translated from the coding sequence GTGATTTCGACGACTCAAAGTACAATGGGCTGTATGCCGTTCACGGCAGTACACTTGATCCTCAATGCAGTAAACGTAACAGGAAGCCAAACCGCTCTGCGCGGCACTGGCATCCGCTCTCTGGCATCTGATGTTTGGATGAAGTGCTGTCAAGTCACGGGTAATGAAGGCAACGGGATTGAGGCGATAGCAGGATCGCTGATCATCGCCGATATTGACACGAGCACTGCGCGGTTCGGAGCAAACCGATTTGCAGACAATGCGCTTACAGAATTGCATCTCGACGGACCACTCTTTGTCTGGGCAAGCGACGGTTATAACGTTTTGGGTGATTCGGAGCATCCAGCAGACCCAATCTGGGTGGCTCATGACCATCTGGAGTCATCCGACTGGCACAACAACTATTGGGGAGGCGATACGAGTGCTGCGGCAATTCAAAGCCATCTGCGACCATTGCCCGATAACGATACAATGAATGTGTCACTCTTCCCGGACGTTACGCCCGCACTTTTCACAGAGCCTGATTTCTGCTATTTGCCGCCACGCATTCCGACAATTGTGCCGTGCGTAAACGAGGGCGTTCAGGATGAGTTGGCGCTTAACTTGACAGAGGCTGTCGTATCATACAAGAACGCGCTCGAATCTTCGCAAGACAGCTGTATCAAGATACCGGCGGTAACGAGAATGGTGAGCGCCAGCTTCCAAAACGGCGGTAACCCGGCTGAGACAATTGCATACTTGCGTTCGATTTTGGACACTGCCGCATCAAAACAGCTACGCCATGCTTCAAAGCTCGGCGCGGCTTTGACCTATTCTGAAGGGCTTGGAGACGCGGACAGTGCCGCGATGATGTATCAAGAACTCATTGACAGCGCAAGCGGTGACATTTACCAGAAGATCAATGGCCAGGCTGGACTCCTTCTACTTGACCTGTGCGCAGAGGAGGCAGACACTGTAGACGGCCTGACATCCGACGAGCTGACCTGGCATCTTGATTCCCTTGACCAAATTCTTGGCCAGCGGTTTGTCTGGTCGCAATACGAGATCACGGACAGCGTGGTGATGTATGCACCTGTCCGAGTGGACAGCGTGATCAACATTCGCGGTGACGGCGTATTGACGATTTTGCCGCATCCGGGATACCGCAATCCGGTGGTGGAATTTGCCGACAAGGGCGCCATCAAGGTATGGGGTACCGATACGACCAAGGCCAAAGGCAAGCTCTACGTCTATGGCCAGCCGGACAGTCGCATTACTCTTCATTGGGAAGATTCGACAGGCACCAAGAACATCTATTCGGAACGCGGTTTTGTGAAGATGAGGCATTCGAGATTGCATGGCAATGGCTTTGTGAATCAGACACAGGATGCTCAAGGATCGACAAACGGATTGCGGCGAGCAACGTTACAGGCGGACTCGTGTTCTTTTTCCTGGTTTGACGAAGGCGTGATGGTGCGGGCAACTGATTCGACGAGCTACATGAGAGCGTGTACGCTTTCGTATATGGGTGGAAGTACCCAATACTCCGGCTTTGGAGCCGGCTTGATTTTGATCAATGCAGATGGTTTCCTCGTTGAAGACTGCGTTCTTGATGGTAATGACGGCGTTGGCATCTACCATGCCCTAGCTACTGATGTAGTTATTCGCAATTCCCAGATCATCAATGGTGCGAAAGTTGGTGTCTTTGGTGCATCTTCTGGCGGTGGCGACTGCCGAATTGAATGCACCACAATTGCCAGCAATGGTGACACATTGCCCGAGCTTCGCACCTACGGTGTAGTCTATGATCTGGTGGGTGGTCACAACACCTTCTCCGATAGTTCAGGATCGCTGATCTACGCGGCTGATCCGTCATACGTCGACCTTGAAGAGGGTGAAAACAGCTTCGAGTTGCTCGGAAGTGGTAGGTATCTGCAATCAGGTGACACCAACGACGTTTGGGATGTCACATGGAATACCTGGTATCCGTTGACGCCCGAGGATAGTGGTTTTTACAGTAATTTGTGGCCAACAACTACAAGTAAGTGGACGATAGACTCGTCGCTGACGAACTTTGTGAGTTGCGATATGTCTGGTACGTCCTCGATGGATGGAGACTCATGGCTGATCGTGGGAGACGACCCCGTTGCGGGAACGATGTCAACGGAATCTGATGATGAAGCGTCAGCATTTTCTCTATCGGCACAATCACCAAATACCAAGTCATCTTCTTCCAAGAATGCACTTGATGTAAGCAAAGGTGGCACGACTAAAACAAACATAACAAAGGCCCGCCAAGAAGCAAAAGCTGAGCGAATTGCCGCCCATCACCAGGAGCTGGCGGCAATGCGAGCTTTGAAGAAGCTTCCCGCAGTTGACCGGCGCAGGCTGGCCATGATGCTTGTGAAGGAAGGTCGCGTCTCCGAATTCGAGCCCGTAGCGCTTGGGGCAATTGCCCGTGGTGCAGTCTGGCATGATCCGGCGAACACATCCAGCAAGTTCCTGTTGGACTACAGCAGTCGCGGCAAAGACCGTTCGAAGAGGGATTTCGCGAAGCGGTTAGGCTATCAGGCGCTTGCCCAAGAAGGCCATCCAGTAGAAGCGATCGCAGGTCTTGAAGAACTGATGCGGAACACGGGATCACCACGTGATTCAATTCTGGCGTTGATGGATGCCATGGCAATTTATTATGAGCACCACAACGGCCAAGCGCTGCAGCCGCAGAACAGCCAGATCGCCGTGGATGACCCCTACGATTTGGTTCGCAGAACGCTCTTCCTATCTGAATTGCTCGAATCAGGTGGCGTATCAACGAAGGACGCCAATTCGGCAATCCCGACATCCTACGCATTGTACCAGAATTACCCCAACCCGTTCAATCCCAACACCGAAATCCGCTTTGATCTGCCCGAAGCGATTCATGCTGAACTGAGAGTGTTCAACATTCTCGGACAGGAAGTGGTAACGCTTGTAGATGATGTCCGTGCAGCAGGTGCGTATCGCGTCCTCTGGGACGGCAAGAATGCGGCCGGACTGACGGTGGCATCCGGTGTCTACATCTACCAAATCAAAACACCGAACTTCACGGACGCTAAGAAGATGATGCTGATTAGGTAG
- a CDS encoding PD40 domain-containing protein yields MRPPINVDPPGSYYYSTISADGQVLCMTIETSQGFGDDDVYISERIDDSTWTTPVNAGPNVNHAGRNLSPSITSDRQRLYYVSYNAGSYDFFVSYRTGPDWDDWSPGEQLPEPINRGREFTGQISFDDSTLVFTSTGQPGMHEGGDAAFTSRLQPNGSWSEPEEIAYHLYDPAGFLHPCLSQDNELFVYGQWWGSNLEILYSVRTDTGFGPAIRCDSTINTEWWDSGPSCPADGSVLIFESLRVSEGGGAHRLFQARRVFSSAFEQNQESNPPNTMRISPTFGSLGTPFEITLPTSMEGSTLHIHNILGQEIESIVPTNYWQTNYTWKGQRNGSATSPQADSTSFKPVTKHKPQLAKYCCFASNCVALLLWSIFRFQQALRLLK; encoded by the coding sequence ATGCGGCCGCCGATCAATGTTGATCCGCCGGGAAGCTACTACTATTCTACGATTTCTGCGGACGGGCAAGTCCTGTGCATGACTATTGAAACGTCACAGGGCTTTGGTGACGACGACGTTTACATCTCCGAGCGGATTGATGATTCGACTTGGACGACTCCTGTTAACGCCGGACCGAATGTAAACCACGCGGGTCGCAATCTTAGCCCATCTATTACCTCGGACAGACAGCGGCTCTATTATGTTTCCTACAACGCTGGTTCCTATGACTTCTTTGTTTCATACCGAACTGGGCCGGATTGGGATGACTGGTCGCCAGGTGAGCAGCTGCCTGAACCAATCAACAGAGGAAGAGAGTTCACAGGGCAAATCAGCTTTGACGACTCGACACTCGTTTTTACTTCGACCGGTCAGCCTGGCATGCATGAAGGCGGGGACGCAGCTTTCACGAGTCGTTTACAACCCAACGGGTCTTGGTCAGAGCCTGAAGAAATCGCATATCATTTGTACGATCCCGCAGGATTTCTTCATCCTTGCTTATCACAGGACAATGAACTTTTCGTGTATGGCCAATGGTGGGGATCAAATCTTGAAATCCTGTATTCTGTTCGAACCGATACAGGCTTCGGCCCCGCGATACGATGTGATTCGACCATCAACACAGAATGGTGGGATTCAGGACCAAGTTGTCCGGCAGACGGGTCGGTCCTGATATTTGAAAGTTTGCGGGTATCTGAAGGCGGAGGTGCACACCGACTTTTTCAGGCGCGGCGAGTATTTTCAAGCGCGTTTGAGCAAAATCAAGAATCGAATCCTCCAAATACAATGCGAATATCACCGACATTTGGAAGTCTTGGGACGCCATTTGAGATCACCCTTCCAACCTCCATGGAAGGAAGTACTCTTCATATCCATAACATCTTGGGCCAGGAAATCGAGTCAATTGTTCCCACGAATTACTGGCAAACGAACTATACTTGGAAGGGACAGCGAAATGGAAGCGCAACTTCACCTCAAGCGGACTCTACTTCATTCAAGCCCGTAACAAAACACAAACCGCAGTTGGCAAAGTATTGCTGCTTCGCTAGCAATTGTGTTGCCCTTTTGCTGTGGTCAATTTTTCGCTTTCAACAAGCGTTGCGGCTGCTCAAATAG